From a region of the Castor canadensis chromosome 7, mCasCan1.hap1v2, whole genome shotgun sequence genome:
- the Atp5mk gene encoding ATP synthase F(0) complex subunit k, mitochondrial: MAGPESDAQFQFTGIKKYFNSYTLTGRMNCVLATYGGIALMILYFKLRSKKTPAVKAT; the protein is encoded by the exons ATGGCAGGCCCAGAAAGTGATGCCCAATTCCAGTTCACTGGTATTAAAAAGTATTTCAACTCTTACACTCTCACAGGTAGAATGAAT tgtgtaCTGGCCACTTACGGAGGCATTGCTTTGATGATCTTATACTTCAAATTAAGGTCTAAAAAAACTCCAGCTGTGAAAGCAACATAA